In the Salvia miltiorrhiza cultivar Shanhuang (shh) chromosome 8, IMPLAD_Smil_shh, whole genome shotgun sequence genome, CGGCTGGTTTTCTCATAGCATCATAGATAGATAgagtcaatttttcatcattgactctaaatgtgagatctccatcctgcacatcaataagagcacggccggtagctaggaacggacgtcctaagatcaatggagtattcttgtcctccggcatgtccaagactacgaaatctgcaggaaaaataaactgctccacctgcactaggacatcctccacaattcccttgggatatgtgatggaacgatctgccatctgcaatgcaatagaggtaggcttgatatctccaatctccaaccggttgaaaatagagagaggcatcaaattgatgctagcccctaaatcacacaGAGCATGAGAGAAATTCTGTCCTCCCATCATACAAGCGAtggtaaagctgccaggatccttttgcttcaatggtagcttcctttgtagcactgcactgcattcctcggaaagattaatcgtctcatatttccccaacttcttcttgttggagactgcatccttgaggaacttggcatagcctggcatatctctcaaagcatcaagtaaaggaatgttgatgtgaagctttgaaaacatctccatgaacttggctaacttctgatccatctttggctttgctaggctattcgggaagggtgctacaggcttgtactctggcctgggaaacataggagtaggaataggcttcttaacagcagaggAACTCGatgccttagaagtaggcggcgtaTCGCATACAATCGTCTCcaaatcatcctcctcaacaaTCTCGACACCTTTTCCCTTGCCATTCCTGTCgtctcgctgctctggatgatcccgctgctctgtatgattttgatattgagtcccgctccttagaagaatcgcattacactgatttttaggattgatttcagtgttgctaggaaactttcctggtgtgtgctgcgcagctgcttggttggccatctgaccaacttgagtctccaacatctgtacttgcttggaaagtgctgaaaaattattttcaatatgacccacttgagactccaaatttgtcatccttgtattaacagttgtcttcatgatagacatctctgttaacatctgctgcatcatatcctccagtgatactttcttcggctcatttataactcctccgctagatacAGAAAAttcaggtggaggctgcaaagcattgttcggattgccgtaagaaaggttaggatgcgggcgtgctcctggctggaattgctgctgaccctgctgaaattgttgacctctgtcatacattcctggctgtcctcgctggaaattcccataatttctgccattcacataattgacatcttccatgcctaacgggtctatcacagcttgctcatgacgtccaacattcaacgcaccaatttttgtagtcagctctgccagctgtgtagccatcgctgcctgttgagtaaccattgctgccataggatcagaactggaagcagctgccaccctcttcaattgtactctttctactggccattggtagcttgtagcAGCCATACTCTCTATGATGTTCCAAGCCTCTgaactgcctttctgaagcagagaacctcctgcagctgtgtccaaatgcattcttgtacgctctccacaagcattgtagaacatgataatgagcgtgccttcatcaaatccgtggcttgggcactttctcaacttctcttgatacctctcccaactctccgctagcttttttccatcgtactgttgaaactgcacgatgtccatcttcagttTCAACGTAAgtccaggcggatgaaacttgcgtaggaatgcatgtgccaaatcctcccacacgatattttctcccagctgcagcgtatgataccacgacttcgccttatcccgcagtgagaagggaaaaagacgaagacggataatgtcatcggggacaccattcatcttcaccgtgctacacagctccaggaaatgcgccaggtgcgcattagggtcttcgatcgcttgtccaccatattggctctgtcggaccatcgtgatcaaacccgttttcagctcaaagttgttaacgttcactcgtggagGCTCCTGATACACATATTGCggaatgaacgcttcattgatggctggttgtttctgagcctctttagcagcttgagcGTCTAACAGCTGTTGCAGCTGCTCCTGTAAAGCACGAATCTGTTCATTagtagccatcgtatgcagtgcctgaaaaaaaaatgagaattagaaaaataaaaataaaaataaacagtaaacgcctgaagtactactaagtcctatcggaaatattaaagcaatttctaaaacagtccccggcaacggcgccaaaaagttgatcactaaattattagcaataaattaccgcaactaacacggtgcaattgtagcacaaattggtaatcaagtatcgtatccacagggactgacacaacgaaactactttagctatctcctaaacagactctcacagtatgcaggtaaacgaaagcagaaaggtttaattaacttaaactaaaacgcaaataacgataaataaaagcacgtaggaaaaattcaaatataaaagacaactgatcctagggcagtaaattcattaactaaatccacataataaatctattaatcctatgtaccagtttaatccagttatgatgagagatcacttaattaatcaatcactctcgctagagcagcaacgatcgtagattagtaaaatatctatctccgttaggtctcaagaaaatctactaactcccaatagctcctaagaatagctccctatgatccacctatctccgctaggtctcaaggttaagatcatatcatacattcctgaatccgctaaacagttatctccgctaggtctcaaaccgaatagctacacatgcaaattattgaccAGATACtccacaagaaattaagcaccaggaattatgaatcataaactggaaggcacaaaggtattaacaaataaatcacataaattcaatcaactatttacgaaccctagaatcagctaaaggaaactagccagacataataaaataaaacataaacataattaaaaagaaagcaataataaaaactgaattatataaaaactgaataagaacaattgtagccgcttgaatcttcaatcttgtgaaaatccaatccaagcagtaaaaactggaaagcaataaattctaaagctatgaaattgaaaaataaaagttgggaactgaaaaactaaagctgggaaccctgaataggttaaaagatgacctatttataggcacaggggataaatacagtacagagctcgaaaatactgataaaatccgaaaatcccgcaaaatcccgaaaattcggaaattctcgtcgggcactattcactgctgcgcgcgactttcttgtttcggccatatcttcctcgtccaaACTCGGATTTATGAAatgtttgcgctcacgaactcgtatcgagatgatctacaacttttatttcagaaaagttttccaaattcgaactcaatatttcagcaaaaatcatcaaagtacgaccaacatatttcacaagataaagcaatttaagcacaaaacaatcatccaacactcaatttcctataaaattaacatcatatgaacattaaaaaccatggaaacatgagtgttatcagatcGTCCGCCACCACGGCGGAGTCGGAGGCTGACTACGCCGCCGGCGAAGGAGCACCAGGtgtcggcagatctgatctgatctgtagGCGGCGGCGatagatctgatctgatgaggcggtggcggatctgatctgatgaggcggcggcggtggatctgatctgatcgttgcgccccctcctccatcggcagatctgatctccgcctccttccaTTTCAGCCATcaacagatctgatctgatctgatctgtgctgcacgtatggcacttatggcactaatagtgccataagtgcacatttccccctagggtttagatattccatttagggtttagattattcatttggggtttagatgttccatttagggtttagattatccatttagggtttagatgttccatttagggtttaaatgatgttgttgtttctgtatttgtgctgatgaccattttacttagttttattttgaatttcgttggcacttatggcactaatagtgccataagtgccaaaatgactattttacttggttttattttggatttccgatggcacttatggcactaatagtgtcataagtgcctaacccgacccggcacgcgacccgcgtgcctgatcctacccagtccgcctcattaagggcaaaaacgtccaaatcaataaaaatggccgaaatttgtgttttttcaatgtgtggccataaattgtgttttatgcttcattttggctgcttcaaaattttactcaattAAGATATCTAATATTACAAACAACTCAAGcatttaacaaattaattttagtggtccatttattaaaacttgtatcCCCACACTGCACCACACTTATTGTGAATGACGTTATTATGTACTCCcccgtccacaaagagtgtgtggtggagtggatggcacaagttttaattaaaaaaaaggttaGAATatgtgattttagtgttaaatGTTAGTATTAGGtccaccaaattgtaaaagtaaatgatgaatattttgtaaatattgagtgtgtaTGAGGTTTAAAGTATAAGGAGgtttctaaaaaaggaaaacatacaATCTTTGTGGACAGACGAAAATAGTtataaacacacaatctttataGACGGAGGCAGTATTAACTTTGGCAGTGTTTAAATATATCTCTTCATTTTATGGCCCAATTGAAAGGGACTCGTATAAATactat is a window encoding:
- the LOC130999277 gene encoding uncharacterized protein LOC130999277, with amino-acid sequence MATNEQIRALQEQLQQLLDAQAAKEAQKQPAINEAFIPQYVYQEPPRVNVNNFELKTGLITMVRQSQYGGQAIEDPNAHLAHFLELCSTVKMNGVPDDIIRLRLFPFSLRDKAKSWYHTLQLGENIVWEDLAHAFLRKFHPPGLTLKLKMDIVQFQQYDGKKLAESWERYQEKLRKCPSHGFDEGTLIIMFYNACGERTRMHLDTAAGGSLLQKGSSEAWNIIESMAATSYQWPVERVQLKRVAAASSSDPMAAMVTQQAAMATQLAELTTKIGALNVGRHEQAVIDPLGMEDVNYVNGRNYGNFQRGQPGMYDRGQQFQQGQQQFQPGARPHPNLSYGNPNNALQPPPEFSVSSGGVINEPKKVSLEDMMQQMLTEMSIMKTTVNTRMTNLESQVGHIENNFSALSKQVQMLETQVGQMANQAAAQHTPGKFPSNTEINPKNQCNAILLRSGTQYQNHTEQRDHPEQRDDRNGKGKGVEIVEEDDLETIVCDTPPTSKASSSSAVKKPIPTPMFPRPEYKPVAPFPNSLAKPKMDQKLAKFMEMFSKLHINIPLLDALRDMPGYAKFLKDAVSNKKKLGKYETINLSEECSAVLQRKLPLKQKDPGSFTIACMMGGQNFSHALCDLGASINLMPLSIFNRLEIGDIKPTSIALQMADRSITYPKGIVEDVLVQVEQFIFPADFVVLDMPEDKNTPLILGRPFLATGRALIDVQDGDLTFRVNDEKLTLSIYDAMRKPAEPPLDECNMIDSLIAFPAAVDDPLEECITQKPPPKEVPQNEVINLADSFLANLEDEEVEKNEPPKFEAKKKTPKLKEVLTFEKCLFLEYDGGSLKTHTPKKKKVKFRIFRNKNEKGAMLVEDVRTKRSVLVERAPKSRKTFQWLECCFRPP